The following are encoded together in the Streptomyces sp. NBC_01465 genome:
- a CDS encoding WD40 repeat domain-containing protein, whose translation MTAPPDTTAWPPREAVTATHGPALLAWAADTAPDRTRVCLIRGARGSGKSQLLAWFLAGAPSHPRTTAHATVLSAGLFTDAFAWELGRQLGYGPLAPHRLLDRIAADARPLLLLVPDLHRAGRGPADLPAARPRTIVDELLVPLLQLPYVRAAVEVGESDLLGTWPGAESLTTGSTSHGPYETDAPSDEVPRASDGRPRWDLAPPRAAEHALDQALLEPDPVQAVRTLITDPAFLVHGSAVAIAATLADERILTPRGLRETWRQAAPQLSDTEHSLTQRAALLHTAALGSSPNLAQYLRPLAEQHRFTAAWSRPDHPVTALARTPDALLTAGPLGDLTLLDPTTGAHTGTQTAPTPVRPQAIAVRQDGSALHLADTGALHPVAGETGASAAVERIALHHGQAALKDPRLRPTALGQCPLTGTTVVGDEQGNAHVWGPDAAQSTPHSHALHASPITAVTCLPPTPDAPDVLVFSAAMDGTVRLWATAADPLPEPVEQRPAFVTAMSAAHTPQGLVLAVAWTDARVHLWQVNTGRVHAIPLLTPCHALALTTTPTGDCHLVVAGPEGTYALRLNTTSLWT comes from the coding sequence TTGACGGCACCCCCGGACACAACAGCCTGGCCTCCCCGCGAGGCCGTCACCGCCACCCACGGCCCGGCGCTCCTCGCCTGGGCCGCCGACACCGCCCCGGACCGCACCCGCGTCTGCCTGATCCGCGGCGCCCGGGGCAGCGGAAAGAGCCAGCTCCTGGCCTGGTTCCTGGCCGGCGCCCCGAGCCATCCCCGTACGACCGCACACGCGACCGTGCTCTCCGCCGGACTGTTCACCGACGCCTTCGCCTGGGAGCTCGGCCGGCAACTCGGCTACGGCCCCCTCGCACCGCACCGGCTCCTCGACCGCATCGCCGCCGACGCACGCCCCCTGCTCCTGCTCGTCCCCGACCTGCACCGCGCCGGCCGCGGACCCGCCGACCTGCCGGCGGCCCGCCCCCGCACCATCGTCGACGAACTCCTGGTCCCCCTGCTGCAGTTGCCGTACGTCCGCGCCGCCGTCGAGGTCGGCGAGAGCGACCTCCTCGGCACCTGGCCCGGAGCGGAGTCCCTCACCACCGGGAGCACGAGCCACGGGCCGTACGAAACCGACGCCCCCTCCGACGAGGTCCCCCGCGCATCCGACGGCCGACCCCGCTGGGACCTGGCCCCTCCCCGGGCAGCCGAACACGCCCTCGACCAGGCGCTGTTGGAGCCCGACCCCGTACAGGCCGTACGCACCCTGATCACCGACCCGGCGTTCCTCGTACACGGCTCAGCGGTGGCGATCGCGGCCACCCTGGCCGACGAACGCATCCTGACGCCGCGCGGCCTCCGCGAGACCTGGCGGCAGGCCGCCCCGCAACTCTCGGACACCGAACACAGCCTCACCCAGCGCGCCGCCCTCCTCCACACCGCGGCCCTCGGCTCCAGCCCGAACCTCGCCCAGTACCTGCGCCCGCTCGCCGAACAGCACCGGTTCACCGCCGCATGGTCCCGCCCCGACCACCCCGTGACCGCACTGGCCCGGACCCCCGACGCCCTGCTCACCGCAGGCCCCCTGGGCGACCTCACCCTGCTCGACCCGACGACCGGCGCGCACACCGGAACGCAGACAGCACCAACTCCCGTACGCCCGCAGGCCATTGCCGTACGACAGGACGGATCCGCGCTCCACCTCGCCGACACCGGCGCCCTCCACCCCGTCGCCGGCGAGACCGGCGCCAGCGCCGCCGTCGAACGCATCGCCCTCCACCACGGCCAGGCCGCGCTCAAGGACCCACGGCTGCGCCCGACGGCCCTCGGCCAGTGCCCCCTCACCGGAACCACGGTCGTCGGCGACGAACAGGGGAACGCCCACGTCTGGGGCCCGGACGCAGCACAGTCCACCCCGCACTCCCACGCCCTGCACGCCTCCCCCATCACGGCCGTCACCTGCCTGCCCCCAACCCCCGACGCCCCGGACGTCCTGGTCTTCAGCGCGGCCATGGACGGCACGGTCAGACTCTGGGCCACCGCCGCAGACCCCCTGCCCGAACCCGTGGAGCAGCGCCCGGCGTTCGTCACCGCGATGTCCGCAGCACACACCCCCCAGGGCCTCGTCCTCGCCGTCGCCTGGACCGACGCCCGCGTCCACCTGTGGCAGGTCAACACGGGCCGCGTGCACGCGATCCCCCTGCTGACGCCCTGCCACGCGCTTGCCCTCACCACCACCCCCACCGGCGACTGCCACCTCGTCGTCGCGGGCCCCGAGGGCACGTACGCACTACGGCTCAACACAACAAGTCTCTGGACCTAG
- a CDS encoding nucleic acid/nucleotide deaminase domain-containing protein, with amino-acid sequence MTDNTPQDDERAIAGIQVPFRAGPYFSTRTDDPATLGAYAESVGRQVVREECEGWLRLGSDGGYELCVDPNNTVKAVLLDFEETDRFVNSSPEAFRYGLLELRRTLEAILSTDDPQTASRAFDRLSESLRAQDPGAFGDREDWWPLVLDDIRDTASAPNYAAFEYIGPDGTKQILTQSGAIGEHPEERLWSTLHAAGVPADRVQRIHTDLQPCFLPGHYCSLWLAEIFPDAQMTHTFPYGETAASRAEGIRRLNESAVQGS; translated from the coding sequence GTGACCGACAACACCCCCCAGGACGACGAGCGGGCGATCGCCGGCATCCAGGTCCCCTTCCGGGCCGGCCCGTACTTCAGCACCCGTACCGACGACCCCGCCACCCTCGGCGCGTACGCCGAATCCGTCGGCCGCCAGGTTGTGCGCGAGGAGTGCGAGGGCTGGCTGCGCCTCGGCAGCGACGGCGGTTACGAGCTCTGTGTCGACCCCAACAACACCGTAAAGGCGGTGCTCCTGGACTTCGAGGAGACGGACCGCTTCGTCAACTCCTCACCGGAGGCCTTCCGTTACGGCCTGCTGGAGCTCCGCCGGACGCTGGAGGCCATCCTCAGCACCGACGATCCGCAGACCGCGTCCCGCGCCTTCGACCGGCTCTCGGAGAGCCTGCGGGCCCAGGACCCCGGCGCGTTCGGCGACCGCGAGGACTGGTGGCCCCTGGTCCTCGACGACATCCGCGACACCGCGAGCGCCCCCAACTACGCGGCCTTCGAATACATCGGCCCCGACGGAACCAAGCAGATCCTCACCCAGTCCGGCGCCATCGGCGAACACCCCGAAGAGCGGCTGTGGTCCACGCTGCACGCGGCCGGAGTCCCCGCGGACCGGGTGCAGCGCATCCACACCGACCTCCAGCCCTGCTTCCTGCCCGGCCACTACTGCTCGCTGTGGCTCGCGGAGATCTTCCCCGACGCCCAGATGACGCACACCTTCCCCTACGGTGAGACGGCGGCCTCCCGAGCCGAAGGCATCCGCCGCCTCAACGAGAGCGCGGTGCAAGGCAGTTGA
- a CDS encoding SUKH-4 family immunity protein, producing the protein MASTLTRSMLDAAFAPHELITVPDSVLGPVSDTDARDVLGTLGLPVWDNPWMDLDSKINEQLGTVADWGEDPADRYEHVPEGAAGWISLGVMPYDGAAFDPADGKVYCLPEDGEIYLLNSSLRSFVHFLYLLKTECPHIDLGDENCEWARCTGAEHEEIRLRIREAMSDVDPAALTNPESQWFKVLTYIVDPEASF; encoded by the coding sequence GTGGCATCCACACTCACCCGCAGCATGCTCGACGCCGCCTTCGCACCGCACGAGCTGATCACCGTGCCGGACAGCGTCCTGGGTCCGGTCTCGGACACGGACGCCAGAGACGTGCTGGGAACTCTGGGGCTCCCGGTCTGGGACAACCCGTGGATGGACCTCGACAGCAAGATCAACGAACAGCTGGGGACCGTCGCCGACTGGGGCGAGGACCCCGCCGACCGCTATGAGCACGTCCCCGAGGGGGCTGCGGGCTGGATCAGCCTGGGGGTCATGCCGTACGACGGCGCCGCGTTCGACCCGGCCGACGGAAAGGTCTACTGCCTCCCCGAGGACGGCGAGATCTATCTGCTCAACAGCAGCCTGCGGTCATTCGTCCATTTCCTGTACCTGCTCAAGACCGAATGCCCGCACATCGACTTGGGCGACGAGAACTGCGAATGGGCGCGCTGTACGGGGGCCGAGCACGAAGAAATCCGGCTGCGTATCCGCGAGGCGATGAGCGACGTGGATCCGGCCGCCCTCACGAACCCGGAATCCCAATGGTTCAAAGTCCTCACGTACATTGTGGATCCCGAAGCCAGTTTCTGA
- a CDS encoding nucleic acid/nucleotide deaminase domain-containing protein: protein MPNPITKALENGAEKLGHTLGERAGKVVKDLYHDTGTRLKKVADNHAKNDIATARELEKLAKREDTPIYHMADDGSIRRLNGDRTHSDLTDADRARLGLDEKSIGRPVRGERNAALKNKAEGGTKPRPQASSQQVPLGSTDLAQATQLARHADNSYGTHLADGSFTSNNYAAARVTSADGSGDFILVGRSNGYRHSERMIGTPFLREGEPSRIRELYTERSPCNEGANCSAWMAERFPGTQVSHSVEYGNEDQRKLGNSKMEAYLDRLRLAR, encoded by the coding sequence GTGCCCAATCCGATCACCAAGGCACTGGAGAACGGTGCGGAGAAGCTGGGCCACACTCTGGGCGAACGCGCCGGCAAAGTGGTCAAGGACCTCTACCACGACACCGGGACGCGGCTGAAGAAGGTCGCCGACAACCACGCCAAGAACGACATCGCGACCGCCCGCGAACTGGAGAAACTCGCCAAGCGCGAGGACACGCCGATCTACCACATGGCGGACGACGGCAGCATCCGCCGACTCAACGGCGACCGCACCCACTCCGACCTGACGGACGCCGACAGGGCCAGGCTCGGGCTCGACGAGAAGTCGATCGGCCGCCCCGTCAGGGGCGAGCGGAACGCCGCACTCAAGAACAAGGCCGAGGGAGGCACCAAGCCCCGCCCCCAGGCGTCCTCGCAGCAGGTCCCGCTCGGCTCCACCGACCTCGCCCAGGCAACCCAGCTGGCCCGCCACGCGGACAACAGCTACGGCACCCATCTGGCCGACGGCAGCTTCACGAGCAACAACTACGCGGCGGCACGCGTCACCAGCGCGGACGGCAGCGGGGATTTCATACTCGTCGGCCGCAGCAACGGATACCGGCATTCGGAGCGGATGATAGGAACCCCCTTCCTCAGAGAGGGGGAACCGTCCCGGATAAGAGAGCTCTATACGGAGCGGTCGCCCTGCAACGAGGGGGCCAATTGCAGCGCCTGGATGGCGGAGAGATTCCCGGGAACCCAGGTGTCCCACAGTGTCGAATACGGCAACGAAGACCAGAGGAAGCTCGGAAATTCCAAAATGGAGGCATATCTTGACCGCCTGAGACTGGCTCGATAA
- a CDS encoding ATP-binding protein: MTQIPEALPWAAAVVMAAAAAVAVHLMLRARRSASGLRAELLATATAAEGRYQAMEVSLRADAQTADAQFRSVEAGLRAEAHGAGLARLSAEERYGQVVKEVEHLADVRLPALVTHLRHRHVPVPGTLDPSLTHTDVGSLLDSALNQVAQVIVDTEHRVDEGAQAVLRDTTASIQAKSYRIQSMIEEMQFLYDDPKLAEQLLKLDRTNEENLRQIQATGVLCGAWPGLARADSHLGDIVAGAQSRIPGYQRVQVTSQLNVPVGVVARAVEPLAVIVAELLANAVHHTPQGSRAVDVSLHQVQTGACVLIDDPGVGMTDEEREFAARMLSSQQSLLLTHLGDPPRAGFATIGRLVKQFGFTVTVDKPSSYGGVRAVVWIPDHLLLLMDEEAQPMSAMSPALRTPVPEVRERDVAPAPAVTGDAVDLPRRRRQRRAVEQGPAVQEETAGGAVPVIDPEQAAQTWGAWHSGTQRGAEEAQSTEQEEGPSS, translated from the coding sequence ATGACGCAGATACCGGAGGCGCTGCCCTGGGCAGCGGCTGTGGTCATGGCCGCCGCTGCCGCAGTCGCGGTGCACCTCATGCTCCGGGCCCGCCGCTCGGCCTCCGGCCTCAGGGCCGAGCTCCTGGCGACCGCCACGGCAGCGGAGGGCCGCTACCAGGCGATGGAGGTGAGCCTGAGAGCGGACGCCCAGACCGCGGACGCGCAATTCCGCTCCGTGGAAGCCGGATTGAGGGCCGAGGCGCACGGCGCCGGGCTCGCCAGGCTCTCCGCCGAGGAGCGGTACGGACAGGTGGTCAAGGAGGTCGAGCACCTCGCCGACGTACGACTGCCCGCCCTGGTCACGCACCTCAGGCACCGGCACGTGCCCGTCCCCGGCACCCTGGACCCCTCGCTCACCCACACCGACGTCGGCTCGCTCCTGGACAGTGCGCTCAACCAGGTCGCCCAGGTCATCGTCGACACGGAGCACCGCGTCGACGAGGGTGCGCAGGCCGTGCTGCGGGACACCACAGCGAGCATTCAGGCCAAGAGTTACCGGATCCAGTCGATGATCGAGGAGATGCAGTTCCTCTACGACGATCCGAAACTCGCCGAGCAGCTGCTGAAGCTGGACCGTACGAACGAGGAGAACCTGCGCCAGATCCAGGCGACAGGTGTTCTCTGTGGCGCCTGGCCGGGTCTTGCGCGCGCCGACTCGCACCTCGGGGACATCGTCGCCGGTGCGCAGTCCCGTATCCCCGGCTACCAGCGCGTCCAGGTCACCAGCCAGCTGAACGTGCCCGTCGGGGTCGTGGCCCGCGCCGTGGAGCCCCTCGCCGTCATCGTCGCCGAGCTCCTCGCCAACGCCGTGCACCACACGCCCCAGGGGTCACGGGCCGTCGACGTCAGCCTCCACCAGGTGCAGACCGGGGCCTGCGTCCTCATCGACGACCCGGGCGTCGGAATGACCGACGAGGAGCGGGAGTTCGCGGCACGGATGCTTTCAAGCCAGCAGTCGCTGCTGCTGACACATCTCGGGGACCCGCCGCGCGCGGGGTTCGCGACCATCGGGCGCCTCGTGAAGCAGTTCGGCTTCACGGTCACGGTGGACAAGCCGAGTTCGTACGGCGGTGTGCGTGCCGTCGTGTGGATCCCCGACCACCTACTGCTGCTCATGGATGAGGAGGCCCAGCCCATGTCGGCCATGTCCCCGGCGCTGCGCACTCCCGTACCCGAAGTGCGGGAGAGGGACGTGGCACCGGCACCCGCGGTGACCGGGGACGCCGTCGACCTGCCGCGCCGCCGGCGGCAGCGGCGCGCCGTGGAGCAGGGGCCCGCGGTGCAGGAGGAGACGGCGGGGGGCGCCGTACCGGTGATCGATCCGGAGCAGGCGGCGCAGACGTGGGGTGCCTGGCACAGCGGTACGCAACGGGGGGCGGAAGAAGCTCAGTCCACCGAACAGGAAGAAGGCCCCTCGTCATGA
- a CDS encoding roadblock/LC7 domain-containing protein produces the protein MTVPKRPLLRDMSWVLAPLMEVPGVVHALVLSGDGMIQGASENLTREAGEGASAMASALQGAGKELVRNLAGEKDSPVLHQVVVSTTYGFAFLIPAGDNTVMAVFARSTVDMGVIAHAMQVQVAKLGAKAMSSPARVRDGVRG, from the coding sequence ATGACCGTTCCCAAGCGCCCCCTCCTCAGGGACATGTCCTGGGTGCTCGCGCCTCTGATGGAGGTGCCCGGCGTCGTCCATGCCCTGGTGCTGTCCGGGGACGGAATGATCCAGGGCGCCTCCGAGAACCTCACCAGGGAGGCCGGCGAAGGCGCCTCCGCCATGGCCTCCGCGCTCCAGGGCGCGGGCAAGGAGCTGGTCAGGAATCTCGCGGGCGAGAAGGACAGCCCGGTCCTCCACCAGGTGGTGGTCTCCACGACGTACGGTTTCGCCTTCCTCATCCCGGCGGGCGACAACACCGTCATGGCGGTGTTCGCGCGCTCCACCGTCGACATGGGTGTGATCGCCCACGCGATGCAGGTCCAGGTCGCGAAGTTGGGTGCCAAGGCGATGAGTTCACCCGCGCGGGTCCGGGACGGTGTACGGGGATGA
- a CDS encoding DUF742 domain-containing protein, producing MTPAPRRRLVPSFLAADSVQPTRNTLDRVTLLSATGMASTDDLSHVKRRLIDLLQGGPLALQEVAARLVLPVSLVRALVADLVDSSHIGARAPIPEARVHDPKLLEAVLDGLRSIR from the coding sequence ATGACCCCGGCGCCTCGTCGACGGCTCGTGCCGTCCTTCCTGGCCGCCGACAGCGTCCAGCCGACGCGCAACACCCTGGACCGGGTCACCCTGCTGTCCGCCACCGGCATGGCATCGACGGACGACCTCTCCCATGTGAAGCGCCGTCTGATCGACCTCCTCCAGGGCGGCCCGCTCGCCCTGCAGGAGGTCGCGGCCCGGCTGGTCCTGCCCGTGAGTCTGGTGCGTGCGCTGGTGGCCGATCTGGTCGACAGCTCGCACATCGGCGCCCGCGCCCCCATTCCCGAAGCCAGAGTGCACGACCCCAAGCTCCTGGAGGCGGTCCTCGATGGACTCCGCAGTATCCGATAG
- a CDS encoding GTP-binding protein, producing the protein MDSAVSDSATYLDSAEMTLLKIVVTGAFGVGKTTMINALSETAPLHTEEVMTEAGAAVDHLVGVRDKATTTVAIDFGRRTLPGDLVLYLFGTPGQKRFKPLWEDIARGALGAVVLVDTRRLDASFDVIDMIEEQGLTYAIAVNAFPDAPHYPPEVLRDHLDLEPHTPLVVCDARQTTSSVDVLIELVTHLLSQPVPESAPAALDAS; encoded by the coding sequence ATGGACTCCGCAGTATCCGATAGCGCCACCTATCTCGACAGCGCCGAGATGACGCTGCTGAAGATCGTGGTGACCGGAGCCTTCGGCGTCGGGAAGACCACGATGATCAACGCCCTTTCGGAGACGGCCCCGTTGCACACCGAGGAGGTGATGACGGAGGCCGGTGCCGCCGTCGACCACCTGGTGGGCGTACGGGACAAGGCGACGACCACCGTCGCCATCGACTTCGGCCGCCGTACGCTCCCGGGCGATCTGGTCCTGTACTTGTTCGGTACGCCGGGCCAGAAGCGGTTCAAGCCGCTCTGGGAGGACATCGCGCGCGGTGCGCTGGGCGCGGTCGTCCTGGTCGACACGCGCCGCCTCGACGCGTCCTTCGATGTGATCGACATGATCGAGGAGCAGGGGCTGACGTACGCGATCGCCGTCAACGCCTTCCCCGACGCCCCGCACTACCCGCCGGAGGTGCTCCGCGACCACCTCGATCTGGAGCCGCACACGCCGCTGGTGGTGTGCGACGCCCGGCAGACCACGTCCTCCGTCGACGTACTGATCGAGCTGGTCACCCACCTCCTCTCCCAGCCCGTACCCGAATCCGCACCCGCCGCCCTGGACGCCTCATGA
- a CDS encoding cytochrome P450 has product MTVPHFRTAYMPLAVPLYGEEFAADPGSVYARLRAFGPVAPVEISPGVSAYLVTDRQAALELLNDTETWAKDPRIWESGLPPESPVKPMLGWRPNALFNDGQAHRRYRSVITDSFARIEPHRLRQQVADIADGLIREFGATGEADLVGQYARPLPLVLFNAIFGMPEEDGPRLVSALGGMFDSKPENAIKANEDFGQYMAELIGLKMEKRGDDLTSWFMDHPAGLAPEELAAEVVLTMAAGQEPTTNLISNSLSRMLSNPDYYSTLSNGALTAHDAINDVLRNEPPMANYSAHFPRNNVHFHGTWIAANQLVLVSYHAANTAPDVLPGGDGGSGDSGSRSDGGAHLAWSAGPHACPVKQPALLIAITAIERLTSHLGDLELAVPREQLQWRPGPFHRALAHLPARFTPITPQKTGVTPWSSPSSSTRQAGTSTESPLSSGSAVPRPV; this is encoded by the coding sequence ATGACCGTGCCGCATTTCCGAACTGCCTATATGCCCCTGGCCGTTCCGCTGTACGGGGAGGAGTTCGCGGCCGACCCCGGCAGCGTCTACGCCCGGCTGCGGGCCTTCGGTCCGGTCGCACCCGTCGAGATCTCCCCCGGTGTCAGTGCGTACCTCGTCACCGATCGGCAGGCCGCGCTGGAGCTCCTCAACGACACGGAGACCTGGGCGAAGGACCCGCGGATCTGGGAGAGCGGGCTGCCGCCGGAGTCGCCGGTGAAGCCGATGCTGGGATGGCGGCCCAACGCGCTGTTCAACGACGGCCAGGCGCACCGGCGTTACCGCTCGGTCATCACCGACAGCTTCGCCCGGATCGAACCGCACAGATTGCGCCAACAAGTCGCGGACATCGCCGACGGGCTGATCCGCGAATTCGGGGCCACCGGAGAGGCGGACCTGGTCGGCCAGTACGCGCGCCCGCTGCCGCTCGTCCTCTTCAACGCGATCTTCGGGATGCCCGAGGAGGACGGCCCGCGACTGGTCTCCGCGCTGGGCGGGATGTTCGACTCGAAGCCCGAGAACGCGATCAAGGCGAACGAGGACTTCGGGCAGTACATGGCCGAGCTCATCGGGCTGAAGATGGAGAAGCGCGGCGACGACCTCACCAGCTGGTTCATGGACCACCCGGCCGGTCTCGCGCCCGAGGAGCTCGCCGCCGAGGTCGTCCTCACCATGGCGGCCGGTCAGGAGCCGACCACCAACCTGATCTCCAACAGCCTCTCGCGCATGCTGTCCAACCCGGACTACTACAGCACGCTCTCCAACGGCGCCCTCACCGCGCACGACGCGATCAACGACGTGCTCCGCAACGAGCCGCCGATGGCGAACTACAGCGCCCACTTCCCCCGCAACAACGTGCATTTCCACGGCACTTGGATCGCGGCGAACCAGCTGGTCCTCGTCTCGTACCACGCGGCGAACACCGCCCCCGACGTCCTGCCGGGCGGCGACGGCGGCTCCGGCGACAGCGGGTCGCGCAGCGACGGCGGAGCCCACCTCGCCTGGTCCGCGGGGCCGCACGCCTGCCCCGTGAAACAGCCCGCCCTGCTCATCGCGATCACCGCGATCGAACGGCTCACCAGCCACCTCGGCGATCTCGAACTGGCCGTACCGCGCGAGCAGTTGCAGTGGCGGCCAGGCCCCTTCCACCGGGCACTCGCGCATCTCCCGGCTCGCTTCACCCCGATCACCCCTCAGAAGACTGGAGTCACGCCATGGAGCAGCCCCTCGTCATCGACCCGGCAGGCCGGGACATCCACGGAGAGTCCGCTGTCCTCCGGGAGCGCGGTCCCGCGACCCGTGTAG
- a CDS encoding cytochrome P450 family protein, translating into MEQPLVIDPAGRDIHGESAVLRERGPATRVVMPSGVEAWAVTSHALLKTLLTDDRVNKDPKNWGAWQRGEITPDMWIYTWVAVNNMFTAAGTDHRRLRKLVAPAFTGRRIEALRPTVQKIADGLLDAMAEAPDGRADLRSAYAHPLPMQVICHLFGLPEHLQPRMAELVERVFDTTIEDAAANFAELQQMLVDLIALKRAEPADDMTSVLIATRDDDGTRLSEAELADTLLLIISAGFETTVNLIGNAVRALLDHPEQREVITTDGAARWSDVIEETLRWEPSVAHLPLRYALEDIELPDGQVIPKGDAILAAYAAAGREPELHGADADVFDIDRAKKEHLAFGYGVHFCLGAPLARLEADIALTALFARFPGLALTSKDLTPVESFISNGSQEIPVALKG; encoded by the coding sequence ATGGAGCAGCCCCTCGTCATCGACCCGGCAGGCCGGGACATCCACGGAGAGTCCGCTGTCCTCCGGGAGCGCGGTCCCGCGACCCGTGTAGTGATGCCGAGCGGCGTGGAGGCCTGGGCCGTCACCAGTCATGCGCTGCTCAAGACGCTGCTCACCGACGACCGCGTCAACAAGGACCCCAAGAACTGGGGTGCCTGGCAGCGCGGCGAGATCACCCCGGACATGTGGATCTACACCTGGGTCGCGGTCAACAACATGTTCACGGCGGCGGGCACCGACCACCGCCGGCTGCGCAAACTGGTCGCCCCCGCCTTCACCGGCCGCCGTATCGAGGCGCTGCGGCCGACGGTCCAGAAGATCGCCGACGGGCTGCTCGACGCCATGGCGGAGGCGCCTGACGGCCGCGCGGATCTGCGCAGTGCGTACGCGCATCCGCTGCCGATGCAGGTCATCTGCCACCTGTTCGGGCTGCCCGAGCACCTCCAGCCGCGCATGGCCGAGCTGGTCGAGAGGGTCTTCGACACCACCATCGAGGACGCGGCGGCCAACTTCGCCGAACTCCAGCAGATGCTCGTCGACCTCATCGCGCTCAAGCGCGCCGAACCGGCCGACGACATGACCAGCGTGCTGATCGCCACCCGCGACGACGACGGCACCCGCCTGAGCGAGGCGGAGCTCGCGGACACGCTGCTGCTCATCATCAGCGCGGGTTTCGAGACCACGGTCAACCTCATCGGCAACGCGGTCCGCGCCCTCCTCGACCACCCGGAGCAGCGCGAGGTCATCACCACCGACGGCGCGGCCCGCTGGTCGGACGTCATCGAGGAGACCCTGCGCTGGGAGCCGAGCGTGGCCCATCTCCCCCTGCGCTACGCCCTGGAGGACATCGAGCTCCCTGACGGCCAGGTCATTCCGAAGGGCGACGCGATCCTGGCGGCGTACGCGGCGGCGGGCCGCGAGCCGGAGCTGCACGGTGCGGACGCGGACGTCTTCGACATCGACCGGGCCAAGAAGGAGCACCTGGCGTTCGGCTACGGCGTCCACTTCTGCCTGGGCGCCCCGCTGGCCCGCCTGGAGGCGGACATCGCGCTCACGGCGCTGTTCGCCCGCTTCCCCGGCCTGGCGCTGACGTCGAAGGACCTCACGCCCGTCGAGTCGTTCATCTCCAACGGCTCGCAGGAGATCCCGGTGGCGCTGAAGGGCTGA